ATCTTGCACAACAACTTTGCGATTCTGGTCAATACCAGATCGAGTGACTTCCAGCGTCTTGACTGTTCAATACACACTAATCGATACACACTATTCTTACATGTTGTGCCAACCAGCGTCTTGGCTGACAAGTATATGTACATGACGTGTACAAGATGTCATAAATTTGGAAGATCTATAAAGGCGAGTTTATACCGATGGGCGAACCAGATACATGACCTAGATATGATGGTCCAAATGACATCACCAATTGGACATTTAGGTGTGCGACTAAAGGACAGGGATGGCAACGGATCTCCAAGGGGCCGGGGACATGCCCCCCGCCCCCCGCCCTCCGCCCCCAATATCTGTCCCCGTCCCCGCCCCGTCCCCATGACGGGTAACGGAGACCCCATATCTGCCGGGGACCTGGGTCTCCGCGGATATTTGcggatttttgtaaaaattaataaaaattgaaaaaattagagaaaataaaaaataatcctcaattgtcattacaaacataaTATCCATAGTCTTTAATGACTTAAATAGCAATAATAACAAACGTAATAATTCAAACACATCCATAAACAACCAAATATTACATAAATAACCAACTATATTCATAAACAACCAAATAAAGTTCATGACATCacatcataaaaatataattccACCATCTCAATCTTCCTTTCATCCTGTAATGGTAGTGATGGTAGAATCCGACTTACTTGAATCCTACAGCAACAAGAAaacaatttaaagttaaaatcatATAATAACTCAATAAGTCAATAATATAAAAACATAGTGTGTTATATGTAATTTAATAGTTTACTTACGTCAACATCTCCTTCAATGTTATAAATTGTGTAGCACTCAAATCCTATGTTCGTTGTGGTGCCAAGTTCATTCCAAAGCCAATCTTGATTACACATTAGAGCCTCTAATGTGTTCGGATGCAACCTACTATGATGTGGCATAACAAATCGACCACCCGTACTAAATGAAGATTCAGAGGCAACGGTAGAGATAGGAATCGCCAAAAAATCCCTAGCAATAGCTTGCAAAGTAGGAAACTTCGCTCCATTTGACTTTCACCAATTTAAGATATCAAAATTATGTTCAGTTTGTGGTACCGGTCTCTCTTCAAGATAATAATCCAACTCACTCTTTGTATCAATAAATACAGATTCCTCACTTACATGTGCAGCAAAATCAGCTTGCCAATCTTCATGACTGAACTTCCTCCCCTTTGAACTTAAAGGAATTGATGGTGGTGGCGGCATATCTAATTGAGCAGCTtggtctctctctcttccctttgtTGCATATTCTAAAACTAAATCTTACACTACCCTTTTCACTTGACCAATTATAACACATGCCTCCGTCTCATCATATATTTTATgaaaaaagaaattcaataaaTACATCTTGTACCTAGGATCCAAAAGAGTCCCAATAGACATAACTCTATTAATCACACCCCAATATTTTTCAAACTTAGTTATCATACTAGTAGCCATCATTTCAATTatctcattttcacaattttttcacTCCATCAAAGCCAACTTAATCACACAAACCTTAGGAAAATAAAGATTTGATGTAGGATAAGTTGTTCTAGAAAATAATTCAGTCACATAAAAAAATACCCTCAATGTTTGAAAAATCTCATCCGCCATATCCCAATCTTTCTCACTAGGCAAAGATTTATATTGACTCTCACGCAATGACAATCTTTCAAATACATCTCTGTACACAATTGCAACTTCAAGCATAAAAAATGTTGAATTCCACCTAATTTTACAATCAAGACAAAGATTTTTTGTGTAGGGTATTTTAAGTTGCACACATGTTTCcttaaatttttcttctcttttaggtGTTGCAGTCCAATAATGAACACTATCCCTCACCCTTTCAATAGCATGTGAAATACGTTGTAACCCATCCTTGacaatcaaatttaatatatgCGCACAACATCGCATGTGAAATAATTTACCACCCAAGATGAAGTTTCTATGTGACATTTTAGTCAAAATATTCTCAATCATAACGTCATTAGTACTGCAATTATCAACAGTCAAAGTGGATACTTTCCTATCAAGATTATAATCCATCAAACATTCCACAAGAACCTCTGAAAGTACCTCAGTAGTGTGGGGAGCCGGCACATATATAAACCTGTAATGATAATTTAGTACAATTATAAACAAGACAGCTTTGCAATTGTACACAAGAACATATCGTAATTATATAAACAAGACAGCTtttcaattatataaatattcaGAAGTAcctatattaataatattattacctCACAAGACGGCTTTGCAATTTCCAAGAATCATCAATGTAATGAGATGTGATTGCCATATAACCTTTATTTTGGCTGCTTGTTGTCCACATATCAGTCGTAATTACAATTCGGATTTTATTACGCTCAAGGACATTCATTGTCTTCGATCTCTCATcattgtagagcttcaagatgtcACTCTTTAAAGTGTTACAAGTAATCACCTTGAAGAGAGGTTGCAAAGCATTGCAAAATCGTCGAAACCCAATGTGGTCCACAATAGATAGTGGATACTCGTGGGGACAAACCATAACTGATAACTCTTTCCTTGCATTTTCTTGGTCGAATGTATATGCACCAACCACAACTGTTTTCCCACTAGTTGTTGGAGTTGTCTTCATCATACACTATCTTATATCTCTAGTGGTGCGGAGCTTGCAGCTTTTGAAGTGATCACGCAAGTGCGAAGTGCCTTGTTTTGGGTCACCAAGTAGCTTCGATTTGCAATAATTGCATTCAACCtttaatttttccttgatttCCACAATCTTGGAATCACTTCGTAGGTCAACTTCCTCTTTCGAACACCACTTGTAGAGTTTGTCGTTCCTTCATTAGTAGTTACGGTATCCGTTGGGGGTTCTTGAGGTTAAGATTGAGGAGCCTCTTGTGTAGTTTGAATATTAGTGCCTATAGGTTCCTCCGATGGAGTACTCTTCTCAAGAGTATTACTCAGTGCATCCGAAGAAGACATTCTATAAATCATGAAATAAATCATGAATTAAAATCACATAAATCCAACTCAGATATTTTCATAATacatttaacttagttttaagaCACTTGTTAATAGGATAATTAATGTGCAATAATTGATATTAaactttaatagaataattaatgtGCAACCTATATAAACTTTTTGTTGTATTAAACtgacaagtaaaataataaatttctatATTATGGACCACAAAGCCACAAACTAATAGACAAATTAGAAGGTTAATGGAAAGTTAGGAACAGACTAAAGGGAAAAGGTGCAATAATTAATATGACATTCAAGCCATCACCAGAAAAAAAAAGTTACTGACATTTCAATTTCGAATAAGAAACACCGAGGAGATGGGTCGGTCATATACTCATGTAGAGTACTTTTAAAGTGAATGTTATAAAAATCTTGTTACACAAATACCAACTAACATAAAGGAACACCATTCGAGATTAATATAAACAACAAAACATCTTACACTATTATCATGTCAAAGTAACAAATCAACATTTTTATTACCCCAAAAAAATCAACattttacaaataatttttatcaaatttgcattgatggaaagaaaaaaaattgttttccaTCTGATATGCAAAACGCAAATGTACTTCTGCAGTTTTATGTTGACCTAACTAAGTTGCCATTGGTAAATATTGAATCCAAACATAGAGAACCAAAATTCTTGAGcatttttcaatttcttgttcatcTCGTTGATATAAAAAACTTGGGTTGCATCCTAAAAAAATTGATCACTTGCTAGATCTCATTGACCAAAATTGATTGCCATATCCATACAATAACTATCCTAAAACAAATATGCTTAGCCAACATTTTTTCTTACTGCTTACGAAATTGTCAATACTCAATATGGGGACAATAATTCTCATGGATACTCCAAAAGAGATCGGCACCAAAAAACTTATTTCACTATCATTTCCTTTCCATTTTCATATGGCATTTGGGCATATGTATCTGCTAGAGGTTTGTTATGTCCCCCTTGAATTATATGACACAAATCTTTAAGCAGAGAGTGTATAAGCAGGGAAGCATAGAAACAAATTGAAGATTATAATATGGGAATTGGAAAATTTGTTTCATAAACACTGTTGGGTTTAATCTGCTCAGAtcttgaaatataaattacaCAACCAGAAATTCATAGTCGAAAATTCATTAACCTAATCAGAAATTAACAAATTAGTTAACCTAATCagaaattcacaaattcaaatttcaaaaatccaaaaattcaaaacaCAGCAATTCAAAACACAGAAATTCCTTACCCTAATTCAGAAATCTAATTTCAGAAAAGAGGATGGAAGAACAACGAAGACTAGGGCTAACATACCTGAACCTGACGAAAAAAAGGGGAAGGAAGACCAGCAAAGACTAGCGATGCGAAGAGGAAGACCCACAGTGGTGAGCTTGATTGCCTCGACACCTTCAGTGAGCGAACCGAGCCACTCAAGGGGTCTGGGGTGAGAGGCGGCGCTGAGGGACCAGATGTTGGAAGGCGGCGGGCGACGGTCGGCGGTCAGCGGGAAGGAGCCAGGAGGGGCTGAGTCACTGAGGGTTTGAGGAGGAGTGGAGAGTTCAGTTCTCTGTCTCTCTGAAGCAAGGAATGTGATGGCTAGGTTAGGTTATGTTCAAATAGCTGATGgtttacatattatatatatatcaagggtatttttgtctttttacACAAATGGGGATTTAACGGGTCCCCACGGGGCAAGGACCTCTACCTCCGTCCCCGCCCCATTTATTATACGGGGCCCCGTCCCCCCGTCCCCGCGGGTAGAAAAAACCCCCCATACCTGCTCCCCGACGGGTAAATTCTTGCGGTACCCGCCCCGCCGGGGAGTTTCGCCATGCCTACTAAAGGACGACCAAAGTCAACCTGCAacttgaatgagatggattcgCGGGATATGCGCTCTCCTCGCCGGTGTACTCTCTATGGAAGAGATGGTCATAGCCGTAGTCGATGTCCTCAGCGCGCTGGTCCGAGTTCTGGTGGAGGTCAATAGGGTCAATAGTGTATGTTTTCAccttttatgtaaattttttatgtatttatgaaTGTGAATTCTTTTATGAATGCATTTTTCTTTGTGCTAAAAATATTTAGCAGAAAAGTAGTCAAACATGAGTCTTACAAAATATAAGAAGAAAATATACGACATAAAAATAAACGtacaaaaaactaaaaaaatacaagacataaaagaaactaaaaagaatACAAACAATATATTTCTTTCTGAGCTTGTCCTTGAGAAACTACTTCCCTTTCTTGGCGAAATAAGATAGAGTATATTTTTTCGGTGGAACAATCTCTGTTTGTAGAAAATATGAATGCCACTTAGAAGCACCCACATCCTGGCCATTCGCTCCACCATTCCCACAAATCTCCTAAGTACTCAAATCTTGACCATTATCTCCAGTACCCTCATAAATCCCAAAAGCACTCATATCCGTAAAACTCGCTCCACCATGGCCGTAATCATGCTGGATATCACCTTCTCTGAACCCCTCTTCTTCCTCTGCACACTTGTTCAAATCAGACAATATCATATGCGGTGTTTTAAAAGTACACGGTGGCTTAACCCTTTGTGAATGTTGGCTCTATTTCGATGGTCCATATTAAAGTCACTAGCACAAGGTGAGATAAATCTATGACCAACAGATGGTTTAAAAGCAACAGATCTTTCTTAAGAAAAATGAAACAGTGTCTCGGTCTTCCTTAGTACCTGAGACAAGTTGGTGTCACCAAATTAGTTCAACAGACTGAAAAATTCTTTTGTTGGAATTACTTATTGTAGTGTGTATGGTTCTAGTTGCAGTTATGGTTGTGTCTCCAGTTCTAGTTTCGGCTCTGGTTCTAGTTCTGCTTGTTGAAGTGGTGGTTGTGGTGGATAAAAAGGAATTCGATGTTGCtgataaattaaaaactaatgttGTTGCCCAAAAAGCTGAAAACTAATGTTATTGCTCATGCTCCGAAAACTATGGTTGTTGCTCATACTCTAGAAACTGTGGTTGTTTTTCATAATCCAAAAACTGATGTGATAATAAATTAGGGGACTTTAAAAACGTATCATGATGTTGCTACTCATAAACTAGAAACTGATATTGTTTCTCATAATGGCAAAATTGATGTTGTTGCTCATAACAGGAAAACTAGTGCGGTCCAGGTGGTGGCGGAGGCGGCTGTGGTTGATTCGCTCGTGGTCTGCATGCGAAACTCTCTCTAACAGCCTTAGATGATTATCATACTATTGTGTGTACCAATCATAGTACACCGAAAGAGGGTGAAAGTCGACAATTTCGTCTCCTATTTGTAGCGTAGCATAACATTGATTATTCCACATATCGACCTAAACTCTATTCCTTTCCCTCCAGTCATGGAACTGTGCTCCGATCAACCGGCTGGAGTGAGCTTTCCTAATTTGGAATTCTTTCTCTAATGGAAGTTAAGTCCAAATTGACACTAACGAACACTTTGTGAAGCACACCCACAGTTGTAAGGATAGGTCCTGAGGAACATTAACTCCCATATATGGCCGCCATATAAACTACACAACAATAAATACAATGACAATCAGTTAAATtattaaacataaaatttttttaacagaaaTTGTTAGCACATACGTTGTTCACACCCATGTGATCTAATTGTTGCCTAAATTGCGTCGTAGACCTTCGAGTTAGCAGAATTGGTCGATTTGTCTGGAAACACAATAGTTCCaagcaagaaaaaaaatgtaaGTCTAGACATACCGCTCAATAGACTCTTGGATATCTATGGTTTAGTGTTTCTACGTTGCTAAGCCCATATTAGGTTTACCTTACCTAACGTATGATCGTGCGGATCGGGTTGCCTACCAAAAATTTCTATATAGTTCTCCACCAAGAACGAGAGACTACTTTTCGTTCTGCCTATCACGGGATCCCATTAATTGGTAAGCCAAAAATATGTGTTACGTCTTCTAAGGTGACACTCATTTTGCCAACAAAAAGGTGGAATGTATGAGTTTTCGATCTCCATTGCTCTACTAAAGCACTCAACAGTGCATAATGTCATTTCACTTCACCTAATCGCAAAATATGATGGAACTCGGTTGATGCTAGGACGACTGCTATGATCTCGTTATACATTTTTTACGGATCAAGTTTTCTGGACAATAAACTCCTGGTAGGctatactaaaaaaaaatataatatattaatacaacaacaacaacaacaacaacaacaacaacaacaacaacaacaaaataataataataataataataataataataataataataataataataataataatgacaaccgtataataataataatattcataattaaataataatcacaaaaatatttaaaataatctaataataacTAACAGGAACATTATATAGCAAAATTCTATCAATAactataataacaacaataaataaaattatctatAACTAAGATTGAAAAATACTTATACATTGAAAAT
This region of Arachis hypogaea cultivar Tifrunner chromosome 8, arahy.Tifrunner.gnm2.J5K5, whole genome shotgun sequence genomic DNA includes:
- the LOC140174888 gene encoding zinc finger BED domain-containing protein RICESLEEPER 2-like; the encoded protein is MKTTPTTSGKTVVVGAYTFDQENARKELSVMVCPHEYPLSIVDHIGFRRFCNALQPLFKVITCNTLKSDILKLYNDERSKTMNVLERNKIRIVITTDMWTTSSQNKGYMAITSHYIDDSWKLQSRLVRFIYVPAPHTTEVLSEVLVECLMDYNLDRKVSTLTVDNCSTNDVMIENILTKMSHRNFILGGKLFHMRCCAHILNLIVKDGLQRISHAIERVRDSVHYWTATPKREEKFKETCVQLKIPYTKNLCLDCKIRWNSTFFMLEVAIVYRDVFERLSLRESQYKSLPSEKDWDMADEIFQTLRGRERDQAAQLDMPPPPSIPLSSKGRKFSHEDWQADFAAHSNGAKFPTLQAIARDFLAIPISTVASESSFSTGGRFVMPHHSRLHPNTLEALMCNQDWLWNELGTTTNIGFECYTIYNIEGDVDDSSKSDSTITTITG